One region of Erwinia tracheiphila genomic DNA includes:
- the dbpA gene encoding ATP-dependent RNA helicase DbpA, protein MTSFSTLTLLSISQIANLNELGYYNMTPVQAASLPAILAGRDVRAQAKTGSGKTVAFGLGVMQHINAAQFATQGLIICPTRELAEQVAEEMRRLARATANMKVLTLCGGQPASAQRDSLARAPHIVVGTPGRIVDHLKRETLKLDQLKTLVLDEADRMLEMGFRDEIESLINYCPSRRQTLLFSATWPHDIKQISRHLQCDPTTVETETTPDLSNIEQFFYEVSPREKPAALIGLLSERQPSSCVVFCNTKRECNEIADALESCQISSLALNGDLEQREREHVLIRFVNGSCRVLIATDVAARGLDIKLLAMVVNYQLSFDPEVHVHRIGRTARAGEKGIAISFVAPGEMTRALALEDFLQQKMLWRDVNLLKSFTPYPLLAENATLSIDGGKKAKIRPGDILGALTGEAGLQSESIGKITVTSSHAFVAVRLDVARKAVRQLQQVKIKGKACRARLLE, encoded by the coding sequence GTGACCAGTTTTTCCACCCTGACTTTGCTTTCCATCAGCCAGATTGCCAACCTTAATGAACTTGGCTACTACAATATGACCCCTGTTCAGGCTGCATCCCTGCCCGCCATCCTTGCAGGCAGGGATGTGCGCGCTCAGGCTAAAACCGGAAGCGGTAAAACGGTCGCTTTCGGACTGGGCGTCATGCAGCATATTAATGCTGCTCAATTTGCGACACAGGGCCTGATCATTTGTCCCACGCGCGAGCTGGCCGAACAGGTCGCTGAAGAAATGCGTCGTTTGGCCAGAGCGACAGCGAATATGAAAGTTCTCACGTTGTGTGGCGGCCAGCCCGCTTCCGCACAACGTGATTCACTGGCTCGCGCACCTCATATCGTGGTTGGCACGCCGGGACGGATTGTCGATCATCTGAAACGGGAGACGTTGAAACTTGACCAGTTGAAAACGCTGGTGCTGGATGAAGCCGACCGGATGTTAGAAATGGGCTTTCGTGATGAAATTGAATCGCTCATTAACTATTGTCCCTCTCGTCGGCAGACGCTGCTTTTCTCCGCGACCTGGCCACATGATATAAAACAGATCAGTCGGCATCTTCAGTGCGATCCCACCACCGTTGAAACGGAAACAACACCTGATTTATCGAATATTGAACAATTTTTTTATGAGGTATCTCCCAGAGAAAAGCCTGCGGCACTAATCGGACTACTGAGCGAGCGCCAGCCGTCTTCCTGCGTGGTGTTTTGCAATACTAAAAGGGAATGTAATGAAATCGCCGATGCGTTAGAAAGCTGCCAGATCAGTTCGCTGGCACTGAATGGCGATTTAGAACAACGCGAACGGGAGCATGTGTTGATTCGCTTTGTGAATGGAAGTTGCCGCGTGCTGATTGCAACAGATGTCGCCGCTCGCGGGCTGGATATCAAGCTACTGGCAATGGTGGTGAACTATCAACTGTCATTTGATCCCGAAGTGCATGTGCATCGCATTGGCCGTACCGCCAGGGCAGGAGAAAAGGGGATTGCAATCAGTTTTGTCGCACCGGGTGAGATGACCCGCGCCCTTGCGCTGGAAGACTTTTTACAACAAAAAATGCTCTGGCGTGACGTTAACTTGCTGAAATCTTTTACGCCTTATCCCTTGCTGGCGGAAAATGCCACACTTAGCATTGATGGCGGTAAAAAGGCAAAAATTCGTCCGGGAGATATTCTCGGGGCGCTCACGGGTGAAGCGGGACTGCAAAGCGAATCCATTGGAAAAATTACCGTCACTTCCAGCCATGCCTTCGTGGCTGTGCGCCTTGATGTCGCTCGTAAAGCGGTGAGACAATTGCAGCAGGTGAAGATAAAAGGTAAAGCCTGTCGGGCACGCCTGTTGGAGTAA
- a CDS encoding IS91 family transposase, whose translation MYIPRPAKLLFTTDDAWNRYMDKHGDTLSPWTVLCVERMLACGTAAMGVKRYCCASPDCTHTRFFCQTCKSKGCSSCGHKATEQWITEQQQILPDCDWQHITFTMPHLLWPFFNNNWPLLNALFRAATRAMLRWARKQGVEVGIFCALHTYGRQLNQHPHIHLSVTRGGLDIKHGVWRDLFFKKHAVEEIWRGAVIRLLRHSYDLINPGRLPGLGHIHDKKQWLRYLQAQYGRRWKVHFAKKTRGAWRSVKYLGRYLKRPPVSAAKLRHYSGGAVVHHYYDHRTQQYRQQTLTQEDMIGRYISHIPAKHFKMVRYYGFLSNRKRGSLLPKVYEALEMEARKKPEKPGFAALMKEFLRTDPYKCILCGNRLRFSSAQAGRHASELVAERLHNIDRKRWLLAQTAG comes from the coding sequence ATGTATATCCCGCGCCCGGCAAAACTGCTGTTCACCACTGATGACGCCTGGAACCGGTATATGGATAAACACGGGGACACCCTCAGCCCCTGGACCGTACTCTGCGTCGAGCGCATGCTCGCCTGCGGCACTGCTGCCATGGGGGTGAAGCGATACTGCTGCGCCTCCCCGGACTGCACCCACACCCGCTTCTTCTGCCAGACCTGTAAATCAAAAGGCTGCAGCTCCTGCGGACATAAGGCCACGGAGCAGTGGATTACAGAGCAACAGCAAATTCTGCCCGACTGCGACTGGCAGCATATCACCTTCACCATGCCCCATCTGCTGTGGCCCTTTTTCAACAATAACTGGCCTCTGCTCAATGCCCTGTTCCGCGCAGCCACCCGCGCCATGCTCCGCTGGGCCAGAAAACAGGGTGTGGAAGTCGGTATCTTCTGCGCCCTGCACACCTACGGTCGCCAGCTCAACCAGCATCCCCACATTCATCTCTCCGTCACCCGCGGCGGGCTTGATATTAAACACGGCGTATGGCGCGACCTCTTCTTTAAAAAGCATGCCGTGGAGGAAATCTGGCGCGGAGCCGTCATCCGGCTGCTGCGCCACAGCTATGACCTGATTAACCCCGGCAGGCTGCCGGGGCTGGGGCATATCCACGACAAAAAACAGTGGCTGCGCTATCTGCAGGCGCAGTACGGGCGCCGCTGGAAGGTCCACTTCGCGAAGAAGACCCGGGGGGCCTGGCGGAGCGTCAAATATCTGGGCCGGTACCTGAAACGGCCCCCCGTGTCGGCGGCGAAGCTGAGGCACTACAGCGGCGGCGCGGTGGTGCACCACTATTACGACCACCGTACGCAGCAGTACCGGCAGCAGACGCTGACGCAGGAAGATATGATCGGACGTTATATCAGCCATATCCCGGCGAAGCATTTTAAGATGGTGCGTTATTACGGTTTTTTATCAAACCGTAAACGGGGTAGCCTGCTGCCGAAGGTGTATGAAGCCCTGGAGATGGAAGCGCGGAAAAAACCGGAGAAGCCCGGCTTCGCCGCGCTGATGAAAGAATTTCTGCGCACGGATCCGTACAAATGCATTCTGTGCGGCAACCGACTGCGCTTCAGCAGTGCGCAGGCCGGGAGGCACGCGTCGGAGTTGGTGGCAGAAAGACTGCATAACATCGACCGGAAACGATGGCTTCTGGCACAGACTGCGGGATAA
- a CDS encoding IS256 family transposase: protein MDEKRLKALAAELAKGLKTEADLNQFSRMLTKLTVETALNAELTDHIGHEKNAPKTGSNTRNGYSSKTLLCDDGEIEISTPRDRESTFEPQLIKKNQTRITQMDSQILSLYAKGMTTREIVATFKEMYDADVSPTLISKVTDAVKEQVSEWQNRPLDALYPIVYLDCIVVKVRHSGTVINKAVFLALGINTEGQKELLGMWLAENEGAKFWLSVLTELKNRGLQDILIACVDGLKGFPDAINSVYPQTHIQLCIIHMVRNSLKYVSWKDYKAVTGGLKAVYQAPTEAAALMALDKFADVWDDKYPQISKSWRAHWENLNTFFGYPPDIRKAIYTTNAIESLNSVIRAAIKKRKVFPTDDSVRKVIYLAIQSASKKWSMPIQNWRLAMSRFIIEFGDRLSDHL from the coding sequence ATGGACGAAAAAAGACTCAAAGCCCTTGCGGCTGAACTGGCTAAGGGGCTGAAAACCGAAGCCGATCTCAACCAGTTTTCCCGCATGCTGACGAAGCTTACAGTTGAAACTGCGCTCAATGCTGAGCTGACTGACCACATCGGACACGAAAAGAACGCACCCAAAACAGGCTCAAATACCCGCAATGGTTATTCGTCAAAAACGTTGTTGTGCGACGATGGTGAGATTGAAATCAGTACACCACGTGATCGTGAAAGCACCTTCGAACCTCAGCTTATTAAGAAAAATCAGACACGTATTACGCAGATGGACAGTCAGATCCTGTCGTTGTATGCAAAAGGCATGACCACCCGGGAGATTGTCGCCACCTTCAAAGAAATGTACGATGCGGACGTCTCACCCACGCTGATATCGAAAGTCACTGATGCGGTGAAAGAGCAGGTATCTGAGTGGCAAAACCGTCCGCTGGATGCTCTGTATCCCATTGTTTATCTTGACTGTATTGTCGTAAAAGTTCGCCACAGTGGCACTGTAATTAACAAAGCCGTATTCCTTGCTCTGGGTATTAACACCGAAGGCCAGAAAGAATTACTGGGCATGTGGCTCGCAGAAAATGAAGGTGCGAAGTTCTGGCTCAGCGTGCTGACTGAGCTGAAGAATCGAGGTCTCCAGGATATCCTGATTGCCTGCGTGGATGGCCTTAAGGGCTTTCCGGATGCGATAAACAGCGTGTACCCGCAGACGCATATCCAGTTGTGCATTATTCACATGGTACGCAACAGCCTGAAATACGTGTCATGGAAGGACTATAAAGCCGTTACTGGCGGTCTGAAAGCGGTTTATCAGGCTCCGACAGAAGCAGCAGCGCTGATGGCCCTGGATAAGTTCGCTGATGTCTGGGACGACAAATATCCGCAAATCAGCAAAAGCTGGCGTGCACACTGGGAAAATCTCAATACGTTCTTTGGTTATCCACCAGATATACGTAAGGCTATCTACACCACGAATGCCATCGAGTCGCTGAACAGCGTTATCCGGGCAGCGATAAAGAAACGCAAAGTGTTCCCGACAGATGACTCAGTGCGCAAGGTGATATATCTGGCAATCCAGTCGGCCTCGAAAAAATGGAGTATGCCGATCCAGAACTGGCGGCTGGCAATGAGTCGCTTTATTATCGAGTTTGGTGACCGCCTGAGCGATCACCTTTAA
- a CDS encoding isopentenyl transferase family protein, with protein MSAKIYLLWGATTTGKTSDSTVLAKEKNLPVIALDRFQGYNEIATGSGSPTKDELQSTERVYVTPSSSMNRGVASSRECHIILKNTAASLLSAHSGAIIEGGSVSLLKEMVNDDYWSGFHWIIKKFTLPYKEVYLSKAEKRIYDMFHPQDGRMSILDEVSRFFRENNTVTPLEDIDGYRVIISYLRDNQIEFDDINKLTLKDEKTLIKMISDEYYQHALWQEREFPCIPSSWKWDALLS; from the coding sequence ATGAGCGCAAAAATCTACCTTCTGTGGGGTGCAACAACAACGGGGAAAACATCCGATTCGACCGTGTTGGCTAAAGAAAAAAACTTGCCTGTGATAGCACTTGATCGATTTCAGGGCTATAACGAAATAGCAACGGGAAGTGGATCGCCGACTAAAGATGAGTTACAAAGCACGGAGAGAGTATATGTCACACCCTCATCATCTATGAATAGGGGGGTTGCTTCTTCCAGAGAGTGTCACATTATTCTCAAAAACACAGCAGCATCTCTTTTATCCGCTCACTCAGGTGCCATCATTGAAGGTGGGTCAGTTTCATTACTGAAAGAAATGGTAAATGATGATTACTGGTCTGGTTTTCACTGGATTATAAAAAAGTTTACGCTACCCTACAAAGAAGTTTACCTTAGTAAGGCAGAAAAAAGGATTTACGATATGTTTCATCCACAAGATGGGAGGATGTCTATCCTTGACGAAGTTAGCCGCTTTTTCAGAGAAAATAACACAGTTACTCCGCTGGAAGATATAGATGGTTATCGTGTGATAATATCCTATCTCCGGGATAACCAGATTGAATTTGATGATATTAATAAATTAACTCTCAAAGATGAGAAAACGTTGATAAAAATGATTTCCGATGAATATTATCAACACGCGCTGTGGCAGGAAAGAGAATTTCCCTGTATTCCATCGTCATGGAAATGGGATGCGTTGTTGAGTTAA
- a CDS encoding IS1 family transposase (programmed frameshift) has product MAKVDVVCPQCNETHAVRCNGHSASGAQRYICKHCSKTLQLKFSYSGAKPDTHQTIVNMAMNGYGCRDTARVLGISLNTVLRHGKKISPKQVAENIDPETAVVICCEAGEQWSYVRCKSNPRWLFYAYDRIRKRALAHVFDPRNAPTLRRLPALLSKFNIAFYMTDAWPVYKVLLSATGHVVSKKYTQRTERHNLNLRTHIKRLTRRTICFSKSEEMHDKIIGWYLTLHHYQ; this is encoded by the exons ATGGCTAAAGTTGATGTCGTCTGCCCTCAGTGCAATGAAACTCATGCTGTACGATGTAACGGACATTCAGCATCCGGTGCCCAACGTTACATCTGCAAGCATTGTTCAAAGACCCTCCAGCTCAAATTTAGCTACTCCGGTGCCAAACCAGACACACACCAGACCATTGTTAATATGGCCATGAATGGTTACGGATGTCGCGATACCGCACGGGTTCTCGGTATCAGCCTCAATACGGTTCTGCGACACG GTAAAAAAATTTCGCCAAAGCAGGTAGCTGAGAATATCGACCCCGAAACGGCGGTTGTTATCTGCTGTGAAGCCGGTGAACAATGGTCTTACGTGCGGTGTAAAAGCAATCCCCGGTGGTTGTTCTATGCTTATGACCGTATCCGCAAACGTGCTCTGGCCCACGTCTTCGACCCGAGAAATGCCCCGACCCTGCGACGATTGCCGGCCCTGTTAAGCAAATTTAACATTGCCTTTTATATGACAGATGCCTGGCCGGTTTATAAAGTTCTGTTAAGTGCAACAGGCCACGTGGTGAGCAAGAAATATACCCAACGGACAGAACGGCATAATCTTAATCTTCGCACACATATCAAACGACTGACCCGCAGAACAATTTGCTTTTCGAAGTCAGAGGAAATGCACGATAAGATCATCGGTTGGTATCTTACTCTTCATCATTATCAATAA
- a CDS encoding transposase zinc-binding domain-containing protein: MLACGTRITGVKEYGCDNPGCRHARYISNACHSRVCPSS, translated from the coding sequence ATGCTCGCCTGCGGCACCCGCATCACTGGCGTGAAGGAATATGGCTGCGATAATCCCGGTTGCCGGCATGCCAGATACATCAGCAACGCCTGCCACAGCCGGGTCTGCCCCTCCTCATAG